In Salvia miltiorrhiza cultivar Shanhuang (shh) chromosome 4, IMPLAD_Smil_shh, whole genome shotgun sequence, the DNA window CCTCCTGGCAGACACCTCTTCATCGCACCCttccttctcctataaatacatccctgcagaatgagattagacacaccaaaattattcagataattaattttactcattctcttctagttcatactcaagtcccgagtattctgtagttcgctggaagttcgagttcctagtacaaggtctcgtactcattcaaaccgttgtatcttggggacatttgccatcgaactgtgtgtactgtgcggggcaattttgtcttacggagaaagagtcTAACTCTTGCCTCAGTTCCTACATTCACGTCGTTGTTCTGTCCACATTTCTACACCCTTCAATAACACTATATCATCTTCAATGCAAGTCAGTTCTTATCGGGAGACACGCGAGCATTAAAAACATGAACCCTAACTCCTATAAATATGTGCTACTTATTGTTTCACATACAAATCCATCATTTACTTCCCCTTTCAACTTCCCCCTCTCACCAGTCACCACCAAAAAAATGGCTTTGCAATACCTCGGTTCATGGACCAATACAGATATCCGCGAGTTGATCAAAATGTTTCATTATAGAACCAACGCCGTAGACAAAGATATGTCGGACcctaaggaaatagaatcgtgcttGGCTACATTCACTCTTACACGGTTTCGCAGGACTCACGGCGAAATTCTGGGGAAAATAAGGCATTTCATCAGGATGTACAATAGGTTCGTCTCCTTTATTTCCCAAACCCAGATCACCTACAACGTCGAGTCCAATCTCGTTCATATCCAAGGAAACTACAACTACAATAGGGTAAACACTTCATTACAAAACTCAGTTTGTTACTGTTATTATTAAAGTATATTGGTCATAACCATAGAAACATTTGTAGGAGACAATGCAGAAAACAAGATTTAGGTTGGATAGGTTTGAGCACTACGAGGCGATGAAGGAGGTGTTGGATGGAAGTGCCATTGAGTCGGTGGCTTGGGGTTCGATACTCGGTTCCTGATGGATGTCTAGAAatggttttcttttttggtttttgatATATCTGTTGTGAggccttcttttttttttcaacggtGTACATTTATAATTAAATCTTATGTTTGGAGGCTTCCATTTTGTCATGCAATCAATGTTCGTTAAGTATTAATTATGGTATTTATGTTTCTGCTTCTTAATCTTTAACAAAAACTTCAAATCATGCTGACATGagttatattttactgtgctctttaaaaaaattatattttactgtgaaAACAAATATAGCAAACCATAAAAATTGTACCAAATCCTAAAAATTGAAAACCCAAAAAACAATACCAAGCCCTAAAAATAATTAGATTAATATAGAGATTTAATTACAGTTACAAAACATTAAATATCGAAAACTATAAAGAGAGCTATACATTACattgttaattttattattttcaattctGGTgaacaattcaaaaaaaataaacaatttgttatttataagaaaaatagttaaataaattaactgaaaatatttattattttcaataaaacaaataaattgatAAGTTTGACAGTGGGAAGCAAATTTACCACATTAAAATAAAAGCAAAACTCTCTCCAAAATACCTTTACACGTGCAACGATATGAACATCGCTCATATATTACATTTCATGTAGGATGGACTCTTCTcttagggcgtgtttgatattggctaatacactgtattagctaatttagtacagatcagtctagtgtttggtattatttagtaataatgcggatgacccgatttaatcccacgacccagtattattaatccagatttcttaggattaataatatcacctccccctaggattaacttaaaccaggatattttgtatttagccatgatagcaaacaccaactcagtattaataatctatcattatccacgctaaatatcctgattacaaattatcctacataactTGTAACAAAAAGTACATCCACACCTAACAATAAACCATGACAACAAAAACCATCAACATTCTAGTGCCATTATCTTCCACAAAGTTCTCCATTTTCCTGAAATATATAGCAATAGAATTCAAGACTTTAAACCTATCAACGAGCAAGACTAGGATTTAAAAATTCATAGACTGGTAGACTAGACCGGACTTATATGAGCTTTTGCTTTCACTTACGCcaattaaatttcaaagttATCAAACATGACGAGTTTGGACCCACAAGATTACATAATGAAGTGTAAAAATTAGGGagaaaatacaaaatacatACTTCATGTAATTAAAGAAAATAGATTTGGCAGGAGCTTGCCTCTGGCGAAAAATGAAAGAAGCGCCAAAGGtctcaatttcaaaatttattcaTCCATAAAAGAATactgtgaaaaaaataaaaggaagaaagaaagaggCGAAGAAACCTGCAGCGCATTTTGCTGCAACCAATATTGGAGACATAGATTCGGCAACTGGGGATCCTTGGCAAGATTGAGAAGCAGTATATCCTCATTGCTCCTCTCATCATCCGCCTTCTGACTCCCATCGTCGATCAGCACTCCTTGTACGGACAGTAAAACTTCTCCGCCCCCAAAATCAGCGCACCGCTCCAGGAAGCCGGCGCAGCCCACGGCGCTGATGTTATCCTGCAGCCTCGCCGCCACGTAATTCGACACGCACCGCGTGCAGTAGAAGTGATCGCAGCCGATGACACGCGGAAGGAGTCGCTCACGGGTTTCTCGTCGGCGCAGGTTTCGCAGGTGAAGGAGAGGCGGAGAACGGCGTCGTCGCGCTTCGAGTTGGAAGACTCGCCCTTGTAGAAGCGCCTCCGCTTGGTGTAGGAGGAGGCGGGGATTTCGACGACGTCGTCCAATTGAGATAGGTCGATTATGATTTTGGCGTTGCGCGTGCGATAGTCATCGA includes these proteins:
- the LOC131019437 gene encoding uncharacterized protein LOC131019437 translates to MFHYRTNAVDKDMSDPKEIESCLATFTLTRFRRTHGEILGKIRHFIRMYNRFVSFISQTQITYNVESNLVHIQGNYNYNRETMQKTRFRLDRFEHYEAMKEVLDGSAIESVAWGSILGS
- the LOC131023164 gene encoding uncharacterized protein LOC131023164; its protein translation is MATEILKIADDDDDVSILYSTPPPFKSGATKSDAISVDDYRTRNAKIIIDLSQLDDVVEIPASSYTKRRRFYKGESSNSKRDDAVLRLSFTCETCADEKPVSDSFRVSSAAITSTARGACRITWRRGCRITSAPWAAPASWSGALILGAEKFYCPYKEC